From a single Stackebrandtia endophytica genomic region:
- a CDS encoding cytochrome P450 has protein sequence MTDPATSNPPPFPMPRTCPFGPPPQYEQIRREAPISRVTLQDGKQAWLITGHAVAREFLSSNRISSSRANPDFPQVAPGVATVPLKGAIIAMDPPEHSHHRRMITNEFTVKRVKRMRPQIQQITDRAIDDLLARPKPADLVEALSLPVPSLVICELLGVPYTDREQFQSRSQIMLSRRSTADQRRDAALWLLQYLNGLVAGKEAERGDDLLSRLIDKYRDIDAYDRQTVAGMGLLLLIGGHETTANMISLSVVSLMEDPQLLDGLRRQPERTPQLVEELLRFHSVVDVATSRVVVEDFELGGVGFRAGDGVIVAAAAASHDPAVFTGPDTIDVERGARHHLAFGFGVHQCIGQNLARLELEIVLNTLFARVPDLALAEPVERLPYKQDALVYGIHRLPVTW, from the coding sequence GTGACAGATCCCGCCACTTCGAATCCCCCGCCATTCCCGATGCCCCGAACCTGTCCCTTCGGCCCGCCGCCGCAGTACGAGCAGATCAGGCGCGAGGCACCGATTTCGCGAGTAACCCTGCAGGACGGCAAACAGGCCTGGTTGATCACCGGACACGCCGTCGCGCGAGAGTTCCTGTCCAGCAACAGGATCAGTTCCAGTCGAGCGAACCCCGACTTTCCGCAGGTGGCCCCGGGGGTGGCCACGGTCCCCCTGAAGGGGGCGATCATCGCCATGGATCCACCCGAGCACTCCCACCACCGGCGCATGATCACCAACGAGTTCACCGTCAAGCGGGTCAAGCGGATGCGGCCCCAGATCCAGCAGATCACCGACCGCGCCATCGACGATCTGCTGGCGAGACCGAAACCGGCCGACCTCGTCGAGGCGCTGTCGCTGCCAGTGCCGTCGCTGGTCATCTGTGAGCTGTTGGGGGTGCCCTACACCGACCGTGAACAGTTCCAGAGCAGATCCCAGATCATGCTCAGTCGTCGGTCGACTGCGGACCAACGCCGCGACGCCGCACTGTGGTTGTTGCAGTACCTCAACGGTCTGGTGGCGGGAAAGGAGGCCGAACGCGGCGACGATCTGTTGAGCCGACTGATCGACAAGTACCGCGACATCGACGCCTACGACCGGCAAACCGTGGCCGGGATGGGACTGCTCCTGTTGATCGGTGGTCATGAGACCACCGCCAACATGATCTCGCTGAGCGTCGTGTCACTTATGGAGGATCCGCAATTGCTGGACGGGCTGCGCCGACAGCCGGAGCGGACCCCACAACTGGTCGAGGAACTTCTGCGGTTCCACAGTGTCGTCGACGTCGCCACGTCCCGAGTGGTCGTCGAGGACTTCGAGCTGGGCGGTGTCGGTTTCCGGGCCGGTGACGGAGTCATCGTGGCCGCCGCGGCCGCCAGCCACGATCCGGCGGTGTTCACCGGACCGGACACGATCGACGTGGAACGCGGTGCACGGCACCACCTGGCGTTCGGATTCGGTGTCCACCAGTGCATCGGGCAGAACCTCGCCCGTCTTGAATTGGAGATCGTATTGAACACGCTCTTCGCGCGGGTACCGGATCTGGCGCTGGCTGAACCGGTGGAGCGGCTGCCCTACAAACAGGACGCACTCGTCTATGGAATCCACCGACTACCAGTGACCTGGTGA
- a CDS encoding ferredoxin has product MRIRLDEEKCCGSGQCVLSAPGVFDQRDEDGTSVLLRPYPDPDQYQSARDAALVCPGRAISIEP; this is encoded by the coding sequence ATGAGGATCAGATTGGACGAGGAGAAGTGCTGCGGCTCAGGCCAATGTGTACTGTCCGCCCCCGGCGTCTTCGACCAACGAGATGAGGACGGGACCTCGGTGCTGCTGCGGCCGTACCCCGATCCCGACCAATACCAGTCCGCCCGCGACGCCGCACTGGTGTGCCCGGGACGGGCGATATCGATCGAGCCGTAG
- a CDS encoding endonuclease/exonuclease/phosphatase family protein yields the protein MEKTVSRRAVLTGAIALTAASVGGFGTAHAGQTPQPLENDPPLIGPVDGNRLHAMSFNIRVGVDSGVRAWSARLPSIVTLLNAEQPTILGTQEGRLDQIQDLVDELPDYGCVRMGRDADGTGESCAIFYQTSRLEEVDSGHLWLSETPEVPGSIGWGASYPRIFTWIEFRDLTTDQGFYALNTHFDHRSAEARHQSALLLHDWMQEKSLPCILTGDFNTEPDSEPHQTLVADGRHDTWSHEEQRITPEYGTMNQWNPVPDETTNRIDWIIGTEQFSVHQVGINTWVTPQGNVPSDHWPAQAVLSQ from the coding sequence ATGGAGAAGACAGTCAGCCGTCGCGCCGTGTTGACCGGGGCCATCGCCCTCACCGCGGCCTCGGTGGGCGGATTCGGAACCGCCCACGCCGGACAGACTCCACAGCCGCTGGAGAACGATCCACCGTTGATCGGACCGGTCGACGGGAATCGGTTGCACGCCATGAGCTTCAACATCCGCGTAGGAGTCGACAGTGGAGTGCGTGCCTGGTCGGCGCGGCTGCCCTCGATCGTCACCCTGCTCAATGCCGAACAGCCGACGATCCTCGGCACCCAGGAGGGGCGCCTGGACCAGATCCAGGATCTCGTCGACGAACTGCCCGACTACGGCTGTGTCCGGATGGGCCGCGACGCCGACGGCACCGGTGAGAGCTGCGCGATCTTCTACCAGACGAGTCGCCTCGAAGAGGTCGACTCCGGACACCTCTGGCTGTCGGAGACTCCGGAGGTTCCCGGCTCGATCGGCTGGGGTGCTTCGTATCCCCGGATCTTCACCTGGATCGAGTTCCGCGACCTGACCACCGACCAGGGGTTCTACGCACTCAACACCCACTTCGATCACCGGTCGGCCGAGGCCCGACACCAAAGCGCCCTCCTCCTGCACGATTGGATGCAGGAGAAGTCGCTTCCCTGCATCCTCACCGGGGATTTCAACACCGAACCCGATTCCGAACCGCACCAGACCCTGGTCGCGGACGGACGGCACGACACCTGGAGTCACGAGGAGCAACGCATCACGCCGGAGTACGGAACCATGAACCAGTGGAACCCGGTGCCGGACGAAACCACCAACCGCATCGACTGGATCATCGGCACCGAGCAGTTCTCCGTCCACCAGGTGGGTATCAACACCTGGGTCACCCCGCAAGGAAACGTCCCCTCCGACCACTGGCCGGCCCAGGCGGTGCTGTCGCAGTAG